The Magnolia sinica isolate HGM2019 chromosome 11, MsV1, whole genome shotgun sequence DNA window aatcaatctataatttatttaaaataataaaaatcccaCCAACAAAGATTTGAcccaaataagaaaaataaatctaCTATTTGATgccccaaaatcttcaatcatatcttcCACATCAGCCACCCTATCTTCCACAAATGGCAAATGCGATCTCTGACATTTAGGACCTAAATCTTACCATAAACAGCTTAAAATAAACAAATGTTAAACCGTACAGTGGACCATGGGCCTACACCACAATTTCATTTCATCATGATGAAATACAACTTTGAAAGGattttctcttctcaaccccatACAAAGTCATCTTTCGTCGTTATGAAGAAGCCAAGCATAAGACGAAacatacataaaacaacatattaTCACAAAGAATGGAGAAAGTATAGGAATCATATAACAGAAATAAAGGTTTTAAATACATATTGAACTAGACCAGTCAATACCATTAGCTCGTGAAAAGAGAAAATATCCAccaaaatacaaattaaatgtctatcttcaaaaataaaatacttaAAACAACTTAGAAAATGAACCGGCTCAAAGTCATAACGGGAAGCTATCCAAAATTTTGCTACTGCATACCTTTTCATATTCAACAGCTCCACATTTTGCCTTGAAAGATGAAAGATCCGACAAAGCCCAGCATGGCATTCTTGCACCATCATGTGTCACGATCGAGTCCAACCCATATCTTGTATCCTTGTCAGATTTTACTATTGCAACTTTTCTAGTaacagaaaaagaaaggaaaacagaaaataaGATGCCGATTCACTATTTAATAAGTAACAATGTACTTCACTAATGAAAGGAGAGGGATGCAGATCTCACTCTCattaaaataaaagacaaaatatACAATGTTCAGCCCAAAATTATCAGAATTTTCACTCAGGACAACATTCTGAACAGGTGGAGCCTGCCTTACAGATCAAGACCATTTATATGGTGACATGTGAGACACCATGGATGGGCAATGATGCAAAGCACTCAACCCATCATATGATGTCCTGAATATAGCTAATGGTCCATGAGCAAGGAAATAAAGGAGACAGAATGAGAAAGGATTCACAGCAGTGTAGTCAAAGGGGAACTAGGTGCATGCGTAGACGATTTGGCCATGGTGCACCTCGCCTGGACCCAGGCGAGGCACTTACCCCAGGCATGCATATAGCACGTAGCACCTGGGTACACCAAAGCACGCCAGCATCACATGGGGGTTTTTTACCCGCCTTTACAAAGTGTAAATACATAAGAGGGGCCTCCTAAACCTATTTCAATAACTCTCatctttcttttcatcttttgAGATCAAAAGCTTACGATTTCTTTTACCCAAATTCCAACCTCctctcattttttcttcttctaatagTGAGCTTTTGATTAACAGTTATTAGTTTTGTACTTGActggtttcatggatggtttgATTAATGGTAACTGATTAATTGACTACTATACTAGTTTAACAAAAAGATAGTTTAGTGTGTAAATGTATTTTTTCTAATTCTCTTAGCTTGGTTTTACTTTTCATTTTCCTTTGAAATTTGAAGTGGTATTTATTTTGATTGATTAAAAAAATCAACATATATTGACAAATATGTATATATTAGTATTTATCATATATGTCATCATCATTGCCTAAGTCTTATCCcagttaattggggtcagctgcaTGAATCCTGTTCAGCCATTCTGCTCTATCAAGAGCCATACCTTCAATTAGACAAatggtcatcaagtcttttcttactctCTCCACCCGCATGCTTTTGggtcttccccttgcccttttagagccttcaacttgtaccaactcactcctaaccagcgcagttcttggtctccattgcacatgaccaaagcATCTAAGTCTATTTCCACTCATCTTATTACATACTGGTGCTAGTCCTAAGTTCCCTCGAAACTTAGACCTTAGACCTCTGTCATTACCATAGAATACCTAAGGCCTGCAGCCGCTCCTGTCCTTGTCCCAATTGTGGACTAGAAACTTGTTAGAGCTAATCAAGCTTCTCCCATATCCCTCCGCAAGCAGGGTTGGAGACAGGACCTCGCTCCCAGTAACATGCCCATTGATTATGTATGTGCATGCTCCCCTATGATGAGAATCTGATTTCTCATTTCTTCTATTAGATTGTCATTGTATCTGGACAACTCAGAAGGGGCACCAATCAGATGGCTGGAGTGTTTGACAAGGACATTTTCTATCCACAGCCAATCCATGGAGGGGCCATCAGATGAATAGTATGGGTCATtttaaggtgggttccacctgtACAGAATGGTGACCTGAATGAAATGCCAATATACAATGCCAATCATTGTATAACACTGTATGCAtcaaaggggggaaaaaaaaaaaatcggtcaGTGCAAAACACCAAAACTCGAATGAAGAGATTTTTGCAGGAAAAACAAAACAGAAATAGATCGGCGAAGAAGGCTGCCGATCCACTGCCTCTATGTCCTGCACAATATGCAAGAGGCACATGTTTAGGATCATGTGAGCCGGACATCCTGCGGGCTTGCCCAATGTCGTCAAATGGCATAAGCGATCCtgtgtgattgcttatgcctAATCGCTTGCAATCACACGATCACATAAGTGATTGCACaactttttttatttaaaaataataataataataatttatatttatattatataatataatatttaaaaataaaaaataaaaaaaatcaaagaagaagaagaaggaaagtatGTGATCGCATAACCGCATATGCGATCGCTTTATGCAATATACGATCACATAACCGCATATGCGATCGCTTTATgcaatatgcgatcacatactatccatcgcatatgccatatgAATGTCATTATGCGATTATGCAATCGCATAACAACATTGGGCTTGCCGGCTACTGATTGGCCACTGATAAAAATGGTCGGTTTGGAGTAACCCAGTTATCTAACAAATGGCCATTTTCTCACAAAATCTGAGCCATTGATGACATTTGTCTACTACTATCTATCTATATGCCaccaattgaagggttaggattgtccaaaagATGAGATTTTGTACGATGGACCATTCAGCATTTGCCATATCAAAACAAGCGGTTCCGACCTAGGGGAGAGGATATGGTAGAGCCAGTAGAACGGTTACCGCACATCGCAGGGCAGCATAAGAATCGGGACCATTCATCTAGTTTCCCAAACTGTAGACTGACAATGGTCGAAAATACACATCCATAAGATGATCCCAGCCATCCGATCCATGTGGTTTTCAAAACACGGACCACCCATGATAGGCATTACGAGATGGACAGCTCCGATTAATACATCCATATGCACTGGATCGAATCCAATTTTCATGATGGAATTCGAACAAGGGAAGAAAGAGGAAGATCCGAACCTGCCGTTGCTGCTCTCCGACTGGATGCGGCGGAGGAGGGCAGTGGTTTTGCCAGCGAACATCGGGCCAAGGATGACGTGGATCTCTCCGGAAGCGGGGCCGGTCTGCATGGCGGGATCAGAGCCGTCGATGAGGAtcggagagagggatgggagaggGTCGttgagggaggaagaagaagaagaagagaaggcctTTGTAGGGAAAAAGAGGGGAGTACAGATTGGTGATTTGGAGAAAAGGGAAGGGCAGAATGGGAAAGGGAGGAGAAGAGGGGATTTGTGTTTGTGGAGGGTTGGATTGATggagaagggagagagggagagggatttcATGATCTTGGAAATGAATGGCATCGATTGGGTGGGGTATTTATTATTCTACGGCTCTGATTTTGGgatatttgaaaaaaatggaggGAAGGGATTCAAAGCCAAATTGGGGTTTTTGGAGGGAAAGCATTGGGAAGGAGAGAGAGCCTGCGTTAGAGAGATGTGGGTTTTGTTGAAGATGAAATGTCGGGTCCTGCTCCATATCAAAGCAGACCCGCATTTctttgttgtggggcccatagtggtgtttgtgtgaaatccagtccgtccatcagttgatTCAGCTTAATTAAGATCTTGATCCCAGacttcaggcagatccaaaactcatgtgggccataccaccggAAACAGTAGGGGTGCGGATGACCACTGTTGGAACCTTCTTGGGCCCACTGAATTtcggattaggctgatatttccGTTTGTTATTCATCCTGATGGGATTAgttttatgaacggtttggatggcatatgaacatcaaggtgggacccatgaagGTTTCCCCGGTGGTTTCAATTTGGGAGCGGATTCGGTCCGTCGGGCTAATACCCAGTTCGGTCAGGCTGTGAACGTGGGGcccatatttatgtattttttgtatatccatgccgaccattaatttttaaaaattattttatgtCATTGGACCGGAAATATAGAAGATCCAATTTCAatttgaccacaccataggaaaagttggtgattgaccattaaaaacttcttgtgggctacaaagttttgaatcaagctaatatttgtgttttcccttcgtccaggtcttatTTAACATATCagaaggttagatggaaaataaacgttgaggtgggccccaggaagtttttaatgttgggcattCATTCACCGTTGTTtcatggggtgtggtccacctgagatttggatcaggtTCAACTTCTGGGCCATCCCCTACATCTGGaaagcggatggacggcatggatatacaacatatgcatcagggtgggccccacggtcagggactgACCAAACTTGTGTTACCCGGACCTGACCAAATCCACTCCCTTTTacacgcggattgcgtcctacccccgcccggacggtaatccgtccggcaGGGATCTTTGGGGCCCAGCGTGGTGtaattatttcatccacaccgttaatcgttTTTATATGATAAATTTAAGATATAATGcaaaaattgaggtatattcagggcttaagtggaccacaaagtggggattgaacatccaccgttaaaaacttattggcaGCTGGAGAAGtgtcagatcaatatgaaatttgtgttttcacttcatccaagtctgcatgatcttattaataggttgggtggtaaaaaagcaccacggtggcccttagaaaggtttcaacggtgggtgtcattatcactgcagcttcctttgatgtggtccactgtaaCTGTatctctacttcattttttgtataataccttaaaatgatctgagaaaagcgatgaacggtgtggataaaatacttacatgatgttccgtccgggcgggggtgggacgcaatccgcgtccctttccCCTCGCAGTggttgggcccacttgagttatgatCTGCCTAATGTTTGGAATTCCGTCCCTACATGAGCTGACACAACTGATTCACGGACTGGATTTCACACGGAAATCACGGTGAGCCCCTTGGAGCTTTGAGCAGGCTCCTAGAG harbors:
- the LOC131219533 gene encoding thymidine kinase a — protein: MPFISKIMKSLSLSPFSINPTLHKHKSPLLLPFPFCPSLFSKSPICTPLFFPTKAFSSSSSSSLNDPLPSLSPILIDGSDPAMQTGPASGEIHVILGPMFAGKTTALLRRIQSESSNGRKVAIVKSDKDTRYGLDSIVTHDGARMPCWALSDLSSFKAKCGAVEYEKLDVIGIDEAQFFEDLYDFCCKAADHDGKTVIVAGLDGDYLRRSFGSVLDIIPLANSVTKLTARCELCGKGAFFTLRKTGEMQTELIGGADVYMPVCRQHYVNGQVIIEATRNVLESQKVHCDPLPEVAPVFS